Proteins encoded within one genomic window of Komagataella phaffii GS115 chromosome 3, complete sequence:
- a CDS encoding ATPase required for the release of Sec17p, with amino-acid sequence MEKLGFTKRNAPKVHVLKIVNSPGNEFAIMNTLAVHPNDFPDNHYVICDNRYVLTTKTSNKLEPGTVGAYINQRLWASWSIGQEIPVSSFDMFKSTGQQSYLGSMNLEISFRSKGKATQREFDQEELAEQFIARFESQIFQPTQLMIFEFQGNLFDIGVKSVQIVDLGQISLDSVPTSTSITSKGILIKQTQINFFKGSDGLVNLKASSTRPNADAVIRPDFKFEDMGIGGLDLEFTKIFRRAFASRIFPPGLIDKLGITHVKGLLLYGPPGTGKTLIARRIGSMLNAREPKIVNGPEILSKYVGSSEENIRNLFKDAEVEYKAKGDASSLHIIIFDELDSIFKQRGSRGDGTGVADNVVNQLLSKMDGVDQLNNILVIGMTNRRDLIDEALLRPGRFDVQVEIHLPDEAGRKQILEIKTKKMRENNMLAPDVNLDELAHVSKNFSGAELEGLVKSASSFAINKHIKVGTVGDISGNLANVQVTRKDFFGALDEVKAAFGVHEEDLHTSIAGGILKFSTTIDEILSHGQRYIKQVKESRNTKFISLLMHGPSGSGKTALAASIALASKFPFVRLISPEAMVGMSESSKINYIDNTFRDAYKSPLNILVIDNLEGLIDWVPIGPRFSNPVLQALKVYLKRQPPDGHRLLIISTSSSYSVLKQLDILNCFHNELAVPNLKSLEEFKSVMDAAEFMNDEIRRTVVKQLYGVFGTNKLDIGIKRALVNIDTAQFDEDEVNELVELMAPSLVRENQSGSPSHY; translated from the coding sequence ATGGAAAAACTGGGATTCACAAAGAGAAATGCTCCAAAGGTGCATGTATTGAAGATAGTCAACTCTCCGGGTAATGAATTTGCCATCATGAACACACTTGCTGTTCATCCCAATGACTTTCCCGATAACCATTATGTTATTTGTGATAACAGATATGTCTTGACCACCAAAACCTCTAACAAGTTAGAGCCAGGTACTGTCGGTGCTTACATCAATCAGAGGCTATGGGCATCATGGTCTATTGGACAGGAAATACCGGTCTCGTCTTTTGACATGTTCAAAAGTACAGGCCAACAATCATACTTGGGATCcatgaacttggagatcAGTTTCCGATCCAAAGGAAAAGCTACACAAAGGgagtttgatcaagaagagCTGGCTGAACAATTTATTGCAAGGTTTGAAtctcaaatatttcaaccCACCCAACTGATGATTTTCGAATTTCAGGGAAACCTGTTTGATATCGGAGTTAAATCCGTACAGATTGTAGATTTGGGCCagatttctttggactCTGTGCCTACTTCCACGTCGATTACTTCAAAGGGCATATTGATTAAGCAAACACAGATAAATTTCTTCAAGGGCTCTGATGGACTAGTCAATCTAAAAGCAAGTTCAACGAGACCCAATGCGGATGCCGTTATTAGACCggatttcaagtttgagGACATGGGAATTGGTGGTTTAGATTTGGAGTTTACCAAGATTTTCCGAAGAGCGTTTGCTTCAAGAATTTTCCCTCCTGGATTAATTGATAAGTTGGGAATCACCCACGTCAAAGGTCTCCTCTTGTATGGACCTCCCGGTACTGGTAAGACACTTATTGCCAGAAGAATCGGGTCTATGCTAAACGCAAGAGAGCCAAAAATTGTTAACGGTCCAGAGATTCTTTCTAAATATGTGGGTTCTTCCGAAGAGAATATCCGTAATCTATTCAAGGACGCAGAGGTTGAATACAAAGCCAAAGGAGACGCTTCGTCTCTGCACATCattatttttgatgagTTGGACTCCATCTTTAAACAAAGAGGCTCCCGAGGAGATGGAACAGGAGTTGCAGACAACGTTGTTAACCAACTTTTATCTAAAATGGATGGTGTTGACCAGCTTAACAACATTCTGGTTATCGGTATGACCAATAGACGTGATCTGATCGACGAAGCTCTACTGAGACCTGGTAGATTTGATGTGCAAGTGGAAATTCATCTTCCTGACGAAGCAGGACGTAAACAGATTTTAGAGATtaaaacaaagaagatgagaGAGAACAACATGCTAGCTCCAGATGTGAACCTAGATGAGCTGGCTCACGTTTCTAAAAACTTCTCGGGTGCTGAGCTGGAGGGTTTAGTAAAGAGCGCCTCATCATTTGCCATTAACAAACATATAAAAGTTGGAACCGTGGGGGACATTTCAGGCAATCTGGCAAATGTTCAAGTAACTAGAaaagatttctttggtgCATTGGACGAAGTCAAAGCTGCCTTTGGTGTTcatgaagaagatttgcaTACCTCTATTGCTGGTGGTATTCTGAAGTTCTCAACAACTATCGATGAAATTCTTAGCCATGGTCAAAGATATATCAAGCAAGTTAAAGAGTCTAGGAACACTAAATTCATTTCCCTACTTATGCATGGTCCGTCTGGATCAGGTAAGACGGCACTGGCTGCTTCTATTGCTTTGGCATCCAAATTCCCGTTTGTCAGACTAATTTCTCCAGAGGCCATGGTTGGTATGTCAGAGAGCTCTAAGATCAACTATATTGACAATACGTTCAGGGATGCTTATAAATCTCCGTTGAATATTCTTGTCATTGACAATTTAGAAGGCTTGATCGACTGGGTGCCAATTGGACCCAGATTTTCAAACCCTGTGTTGCAAGCATTGAAAGTGTATTTGAAGAGGCAGCCTCCTGACGGACATAGATTATTGATTATTTCGACCAGTTCCTCGTACAGTGTGCTAAAACAATTGGATATTCTCAACTGTTTCCACAATGAGCTGGCAGTGCCTaacttgaaatctttggaagagttcAAGAGCGTGATGGATGCAGCTGAATTCATGAATGATGAAATTAGACGAACTGTAGTCAAGCAGCTGTATGGAGTATTTGGTACCAACAAGCTGGATATTGGTATCAAGAGAGCGTTGGTGAATATTGACACTGCTCAATtcgatgaagatgaagtaAACGAACTGGTTGAATTGATGGCACCTTCGCTAGTAAGGGAGAACCAGAGCGGATCTCCAAGTCATTATTAA
- a CDS encoding Flavin-linked sulfhydryl oxidase localized to the endoplasmic reticulum lumen, translating to MITFNKRIATLAATLFSFIVLYTLFNSGAQFSNQLDQPVPLKTPELIIPNQSTENDPPLPFMPKMANETLKAELGNASWKLFHTILARYPESPSENQKSTLNDYIYLFAQVYPCGDCARHFNLLLQKYPPQLSSRQVAAVWGCHIHNQVNKRLEKPQYDCSNILEDYDCGCGSDEKEVDDTLNNETIEHLQSIKITEKESEQFGR from the coding sequence ATGATAACATTCAACAAACGAATAGCAACATTAGCGGCAACGTTATTTTCATTCATTGTGCTTTATACTCTCTTTAACAGTGGAGCTCAATTTTCCAACCAACTAGATCAGCCTGTTCCCCTCAAAACTCCAGAGCTCATCATACCGAATCAGAGTACTGAGAATGATCCCCCTCTTCCATTCATGCCAAAAATGGCTAACgaaactttgaaagcaGAACTTGGAAATGCTTCCTGGAAACTCTTTCACACTATTCTTGCTAGATATCCTGAATCCCCATCGGAGAATCAAAAATCAACCTTAAATGACTACATTTATTTGTTTGCACAGGTTTATCCATGTGGAGACTGTGCAAGACATTTCAATTTATTGCTGCAGAAATACCCTCCACAATTGTCCTCAAGACAGGTGGCTGCAGTGTGGGGATGTCATATTCACAATCAGGTCAATAAGAGATTGGAGAAACCACAATACGACTGCTCCAATATTCTAGAGGATTACGATTGTGGATGTGGCTCTGATGAAAAGGAAGTAGATGACACTCTGAATAACGAAACAATAGAACACTTGCAAAGTATCAAAATTACTGAAAAAGAGAGTGAACAATTTGGTCGATGA
- a CDS encoding 60S ribosomal protein L43: MSKRTKKVGIAGKYGVRYGSSLRKQCKKLETQQHAKYDCAFCGKKTVKRQATGIWSCKACKKTVAGGAYTVSTAAAATVRSTIRRLREMAEA; this comes from the exons AT GTCTAAGAGAACTAAGAAGGTAGGAATTGCCGGTAAATATGGTGTCCGTTACGGTTCATCTCTGAGAAAGCAATGTAAGAAGTTGGAGACTCAGCAACACGCCAAGTACGACTGTGCATTCTGTGGTAAGAAGACTGTCAAGAGACAGGCTACTGGTATCTGGTCTTGCAAGGCTTGCAAGAAGACCGTTGCTGGTGGTGCTTACACTGTTTCCACTGCTGCTGCCGCCACTGTCAGATCCACCATCAGACGTTTGAGAGAGATGGCTGAGGCATGA
- a CDS encoding Protein that interacts physically and genetically with Tap42p, which regulates protein phosphatase 2, with protein sequence MTDRKINIDSIHIDNARKMSQLTQKSRIPARPGQSMTTNLTQKWSSSPKVAHHVSVPALSTKTSTSSHNSCSNPQCDHCGSVIVPAPVATLPLTDAPSISIGNWEVFTTRKPILNSQDTEQLEKTLGFPIPEMTFGHNKVQVFKLSEDRSIEWSIDFNAIDALKMVRKNVDPSELLQVSYAQDWVNARQHRKGDEIMEIFRPFDWSYTSDYKGTITSEVPMTIDNSKAIPTSKLQTGSILFFNDMILFEDELGDNGISLLNIKIRVMKDCLLILQRLFLRVDNVIFRVYDTRVYIDFEKLEVIREFKRLEASYQEIRLQINVGTGDPRALMRDTAWVADHCKEVFKEREYVQLSG encoded by the coding sequence ATGACAGATAGAAAGATCAATATTGATTCTATTCACATTGATAATGCTAGAAAAATGTCCCAACTAACGCAGAAAAGCCGTATTCCGGCAAGACCTGGCCAGTCAATGACAACAAATCTTACACAGAAATGGTCGAGTTCTCCAAAGGTGGCACATCATGTCTCAGTGCCTGCACTATCGACCAAGACATCGACAAGTTCACACAATAGTTGTTCAAATCCTCAATGTGATCACTGTGGCTCGGTTATTGTGCCCGCACCAGTGGCTACACTCCCGTTAACTGATGCACCCTCTATCTCCATTGGGAACTGGGAGGTTTTTACTACTAGAAAACCGATACTGAATAGCCAAGATactgaacaattggaaaaaacCCTAGGCTTTCCCATTCCCGAAATGACTTTTGGACACAATAAAGTTCAGGTTTTTAAACTGTCAGAGGATAGAAGTATTGAATGGAGCATTGACTTTAATGCCATAGATGCCTTGAAAATGGTAAGGAAAAATGTGGATCCCTCAGAGTTACTGCAGGTCAGTTATGCACAAGACTGGGTAAATGCAAGACAGCATAGAAAAGGCGATGAGATCATGGAGATTTTTAGACCATTTGATTGGTCTTATACATCAGACTACAAAGGAACCATTACAAGTGAAGTGCCCATGACAATAGATAATTCCAAGGCAATACCAACAAGTAAGCTTCAGACTGGATCcattttatttttcaacgatATGATTCTCTTTGAGGATGAACTGGGTGACAATGGAATATCTTTGCTAAATATCAAGATCAGAGTCATGAAAGATTGTCTCTTAATATTGCAACGTCTTTTTCTGCGTGTTGATAATGTTATATTCAGGGTTTACGATACCAGAGTGTACatagattttgaaaagctggaGGTCATAAGAGAGTTCAAGCGACTTGAAGCCTCCTATCAAGAGATCAGACTGCAAATCAACGTCGGAACAGGTGACCCCAGAGCCCTTATGCGAGATACTGCTTGGGTAGCTGACCATTGCAAAGaggttttcaaagagaGAGAATACGTACAGCTATCGGGATAA
- a CDS encoding Subunit of the core complex of translation initiation factor 3(eIF3): MAPNYNHYNFRPENILKRAEDLIQVDQSDAALETIYEFFTSKRVRTGQVSEFEPIALLFVKLSVDLRNGKLIKDGLHQYKRIVQNSENGFQSVETVVKKFLQLAEEKLVNAQEKADDLAADEEDDEDQDVSPEAILLSAVSTDDTKGRSDRALVNPWIRFLWESYRSVLDVLRNNKNLEVFYSVVAQQAFQFCLKYQRKNEFRKLSEILRYHLLGVQPQQGIVKNDYNVDLNDPETLKRSLDLRFQQLNVSVKLELWQDAFKSVSDVHNLMTVSKRQPNPAMMVSYYENMAKIFAVSDNLLFHAAAWRKFFNLFSQSPFATKEQLNHYSSIYLLAALSVPDEISSEESASSSLKLASLLNSSTIPSREYILQNLVSRKILQHVDEELLQLYNYLEVDFNLITLKQRIAPILSKIESNDSYKAYVKPLSQILLRKLIRAVGDVYDTIKLEYLVALATFEGSFKLSPQEVEDVVLDVAREGAIHVKINHDSKIVTFKWNPFDELDLADSKKSSLSPANLIRYQLSALAETLSVAVDRTKGGALEVEKAKSHSLVEERINSQFPSEHKEISSRHEVLGERAKQLKAREEERKAQEAKLEQERLLAEKKAQEERAEAEALRKQEEMLKLEREKIIMSEKKKVADEINKKGIIKVTDEQLKEMSANDLKALQLQQLSKDKEQLDIMLRSLSKKSDYLERALRKYEAPLLVKKLEEKEAEDEAAAELIKKEIVSKAKEAHDRKVETHNRLKRMEGEFGQFVGELRREFLDAKRDKARQALEKAKQERIAEVIAERKKEIAEEASRKAAEEARKVAEESRRVAEEARKAAEAEAAKPKPMTFAQKMALKRQGRI; this comes from the coding sequence ATGGCTCCAAACTACAACCATTATAACTTCCGTCCTGAGAATATCCTCAAGAGAGCAGAGGACTTGATTCAGGTAGATCAGTCTGATGCGGCTTTAGAGACCATCTACGAATTCTTCACCTCCAAAAGGGTTAGAACTGGGCAAGTTTCCGAATTCGAACCAATCGCCCTTTTGTTCGTCAAACTGTCTGTTGATCTGCGTAATGGTAAGCTGATCAAGGATGGTCTGCATCAATACAAGAGAATAGTTCAAAACAGCGAAAATGGTTTTCAATCAGTAGAAACTGTTGTCAAGAAATTTCTACAATTAGCTGAAGAGAAGTTGGTCAACGCTCAAGAAAAAGCCGATGATCTTGCCGCcgatgaagaagatgatgaagatcaagatgtCTCTCCTGAAGCCATTTTGCTATCTGCCGTCTCCACAGATGATACAAAGGGCAGATCGGATAGAGCGTTGGTGAACCCTTGGATCAGATTCTTATGGGAATCCTACAGATCTGTTTTGGATGTTCTACGAAATAACAAAAACCTGGAGGTTTTTTATTCTGTTGTTGCCCAACAGGCTTTCCAGTTCTGTTTGAAGTATCAACGAAAGAATGAGTTCAGAAAGTTGAGTGAAATCTTAAGATACCACCTTCTCGGTGTCCAGCCACAACAAGGTATAGTGAAGAACGACTACAATGTAGACTTGAATGACCCAGAAACTTTAAAGAGGTCCCTGGATTTACGTTTCCAGCAATTGAACGTTTCTGTCAAGCTGGAACTGTGGCAGGATGCCTTTAAATCTGTCTCAGACGTTCATAACTTGATGACTGTATCGAAACGCCAGCCTAACCCCGCCATGATGGTCAGCTACTACGAAAACATGGCTAAAATATTTGCTGTGAGTGACAACCTGTTGTTCCATGCTGCAGCTTGGAGAAAGTTCTTTAACCTGTTTTCCCAATCACCATTTGCTACCAAAGAACAACTGAACCATTACAGTTCTATTTATCTTTTGGCAGCTTTGTCGGTTCCTGACGAAATTAGCAGTGAAGAATCTGCTAGCAGCTCTCTCAAGTTAGCATCTCTTTTGAACTCTTCTACCATTCCATCCAGAGAATACATTTTGCAAAACCTGGTAAGCAGAAAGATCCTGCAACATGTTGACGAAGAACTTTTACAACTATACAATTACCTGGAAGTCgatttcaatttgataaccttgaaacaaagaatTGCTCCAATTTTGAGCAAGATTGAAAGCAACGATAGCTACAAAGCCTACGTGAAACCTTTATCTCAAATTCTTCTGCGCAAGTTAATTAGGGCTGTTGGTGATGTTTACGACACGATCAAGTTAGAGTACCTAGTGGCTCTTGCAACTTTCGAAGGTTCCTTCAAGTTGTCCCCACaggaagttgaagatgTTGTATTGGACGTTGCCCGAGAAGGAGCTATCCATGTTAAAATCAACCATGACAGTAAGATAGTGACATTCAAGTGGAATCCATTTGACGAACTTGATCTGGctgattccaaaaaatcttcATTGTCGCCTGCCAATCTGATTCGTTATCAACTGAGTGCTTTAGCAGAAACGCTCTCAGTTGCTGTCGACCGCACCAAGGGTGGTGCTTTGGAAGTTGAAAAGGCAAAGTCTCACTCTTTGGTAGAGGAAAGAATCAACTCTCAATTTCCTTCCGAGCATAAGGAAATTTCATCTCGTCATGAAGTCCTAGGAGAAAGAGccaaacaattgaaggctagggaagaagagagaaagGCTCAAGAAGCCAAATTGGAGCAAGAAAGACTGTTGGCTGAAAAGAAGGCTCAAGAGGAGCGTGCTGAGGCTGAGGCCCTGAGAAAACAGGAGGAGATGCTCAAATTAGAGCGtgaaaagatcatcatGAGcgagaagaagaaggtaGCTGATGAAATCAATAAGAAGGGAATTATCAAGGTCACAGATGAACAGCTGAAGGAAATGTCTGCCAATGACCTGAAGGCTTTACAATTGCAACAATTGTCAAAGGATAAAGAACAATTGGACATCATGCTTAGATCGCTATCCAAAAAGTCTGACTACTTAGAAAGAGCATTAAGAAAGTACGAGGCTCCATTGCTTGTTAAGAAGCTGGAGGAGAAAGAGGCTGAGGATGAGGCTGCTGCTGAGCTCATCAAAAAGGAGATTGTTTCTAAGGCCAAGGAAGCTCATGACCGTAAGGTCGAGACCCATAACAGGCTAAAGAGAATGGAAGGAGAGTTCGGTCAATTTGTTGGTGAGCTCAGAAGGGAATTCTTGGATGCTAAGAGGGATAAAGCAAGGCAGGCACTAGAGAAAGCAAAGCAAGAGCGTATTGCCGAAGTTATTGCtgagagaaagaaggaaataGCTGAAGAGGCATCTCGTAAAGCTGCTGAGGAGGCTCGCAAAGTCGCCGAAGAGTCTCGTAGAGTCGCTGAGGAGGCACGCAAGGCTGCTGAAGCTGAGGCTGCCAAGCCTAAACCAATGACCTTTGCCCAAAAGATGGCACTAAAGCGTCAAGGAAGAATATAA